Proteins encoded by one window of Nitrospira sp.:
- a CDS encoding AMP-binding protein, whose translation MHTPSDLPDTLSEAVFAVARRAPERIAMQIKQEHAYRQCTYQQLVEQVEELAAALMCHDLRRGDRVAIVAENRPEWVIAYLGIVAAGGTAVPLDIQLSSGDLARLLARSDARLAFVSATTWPLLKNTGLPVTVIAFDPLHDAGCSVLDEWVRAGRAGGAEKPTLSPEDVASLLYTSGTTGEPKGVRLTHRNLLSNATAVMASGSAGADDRFLAILPLHHAYPFMVSCLVPLLLGAGLTFAQTLKGPELAQCLRESRITVLVGVPQVFAMIRRAIFEAIGRRPRVVRAAVLLLLALSGWIRRRVQVNLGRRLFATVRHQVGPSLRLLVSGGARLDPEVAEDFSRLGFTLLEGYGLTETAPVVTSNPLAKPKIGSVGIPIPGVEVRIVNPDAAGVGEVTVKGPNVMQGYDANLQATADAIRDGWFHTGDLGCLDEEGYLSITGRAKELIVTAGGKNIVPGELEGHYQRSPAIRELCVVGVARAGEGGEGLHAVVVPNFDYIKTLQVVDIRQLVKDELTRIGLTLPPYKRISGLTIITTPLPRTRLEKIQRYRVAAMVKAAGEAAGLVQPLSAADQALMETKAADRIVHALQRFVEKERRIVPGAHLDLDLGFDSLRRVELLSALEQSFGRLPDSLVHEVMTVRELIERVSPLMPNEAGAGRGAQSWNDLLKVEPPGELRDRLLTPAAWSHRLIASLVRTVLRLVFQVGFRLRMTGADHLPLNGPFLLAANHTSYLDPFVILAAAPATVFERLYSIGLQTYFRGALMQWVARVARVIPVGLEASLVSALQAAALVLRQGQGLLVFPEGQRSVDGTLKPFRPGIGILACELGVPVIPIWIDGAFQAWPVGPWWPRPHPVSLVVGRPVIVTPAMIEEWRRQGRNPYEAATQAIRDAIVALTPETNVHAMNSKGQREAG comes from the coding sequence ATGCACACACCCAGTGATCTTCCTGACACCCTTTCAGAAGCCGTCTTCGCTGTCGCGCGCCGCGCGCCCGAGCGGATTGCCATGCAAATCAAACAGGAACACGCTTATCGGCAGTGTACCTATCAGCAGCTCGTCGAACAGGTTGAAGAACTTGCCGCCGCCTTGATGTGTCACGATCTCCGCCGAGGAGACCGTGTGGCCATCGTCGCAGAGAACCGGCCCGAGTGGGTGATCGCGTATCTCGGGATTGTGGCTGCGGGTGGTACGGCGGTTCCTCTCGACATCCAACTGAGCAGCGGAGACCTTGCACGGCTCCTGGCGCGGTCCGACGCCCGGCTGGCCTTTGTCAGCGCGACAACCTGGCCGCTGCTGAAGAATACCGGGTTACCGGTGACCGTGATCGCGTTCGATCCTCTTCACGATGCCGGCTGCTCCGTTCTCGACGAATGGGTGCGAGCGGGTCGAGCCGGAGGCGCGGAGAAGCCGACGCTCTCGCCCGAGGACGTCGCCTCGCTCCTGTATACCTCTGGCACAACCGGCGAACCCAAGGGCGTCCGCCTGACCCATCGCAACCTCCTATCCAATGCGACGGCCGTGATGGCGTCGGGGTCGGCCGGCGCCGACGATCGTTTTCTGGCCATCCTGCCGCTCCACCATGCCTACCCCTTCATGGTCTCCTGTCTGGTGCCGCTGCTGCTCGGCGCCGGACTGACGTTTGCGCAGACGTTGAAGGGCCCGGAACTGGCGCAATGTCTTCGGGAATCCCGCATCACCGTGCTGGTCGGGGTTCCGCAAGTCTTCGCGATGATCCGCCGCGCCATCTTTGAGGCTATCGGCCGCCGGCCCCGTGTGGTGCGCGCGGCAGTTTTGCTGTTGCTTGCTCTGTCGGGATGGATACGGCGGCGCGTCCAGGTAAATCTCGGCCGCCGGCTCTTTGCCACGGTGCGTCATCAAGTCGGTCCATCGTTGCGCTTGCTCGTGAGCGGCGGGGCGCGGCTCGATCCGGAGGTGGCCGAGGATTTCTCTCGCCTTGGTTTCACCCTGTTGGAAGGCTATGGTTTGACCGAGACTGCGCCGGTCGTCACCTCCAACCCCCTCGCGAAACCGAAGATCGGCTCGGTGGGTATTCCCATTCCCGGCGTGGAGGTGCGGATCGTCAATCCCGATGCCGCTGGTGTCGGGGAGGTGACCGTCAAGGGCCCGAACGTGATGCAGGGGTACGACGCGAATTTGCAGGCCACGGCCGACGCGATCCGGGATGGCTGGTTTCACACAGGGGATCTTGGCTGCCTCGATGAGGAAGGCTATCTCTCTATCACCGGGCGGGCCAAGGAGCTGATTGTCACGGCGGGAGGCAAGAACATCGTTCCGGGGGAGCTGGAAGGCCACTACCAACGCAGTCCGGCGATCCGTGAACTCTGCGTCGTGGGCGTAGCCAGGGCTGGTGAAGGCGGGGAGGGTCTGCATGCGGTGGTGGTGCCGAACTTCGACTATATCAAAACGCTTCAGGTTGTGGACATCCGTCAACTTGTGAAGGACGAACTGACGAGAATCGGGCTGACGCTGCCGCCCTACAAGCGGATCAGCGGGCTGACCATTATCACGACGCCGCTGCCGCGCACGCGGCTGGAAAAAATTCAGCGCTACCGGGTGGCCGCCATGGTCAAGGCTGCCGGCGAAGCGGCGGGACTCGTTCAACCGCTTTCTGCGGCAGACCAGGCTCTCATGGAGACGAAGGCGGCCGACCGTATCGTGCACGCGCTCCAGCGGTTCGTGGAGAAGGAGAGACGCATCGTGCCGGGCGCTCACCTGGATCTCGATCTGGGGTTCGATTCGCTGCGGCGCGTGGAACTGCTGTCGGCGCTCGAACAGTCGTTCGGCCGGCTGCCGGATTCGCTCGTCCATGAGGTCATGACGGTCCGCGAGTTGATCGAGCGGGTCAGCCCCCTGATGCCCAACGAGGCGGGTGCCGGGCGAGGCGCCCAATCCTGGAACGACCTCCTGAAGGTCGAGCCGCCAGGTGAACTTAGAGACAGGCTGCTGACACCGGCGGCCTGGTCTCACCGGTTGATCGCCTCCTTGGTGCGGACGGTGCTGCGCCTGGTGTTCCAGGTGGGTTTTCGCCTTCGCATGACCGGAGCGGACCATCTGCCGCTGAACGGGCCGTTTCTGCTGGCGGCCAATCACACGAGTTACCTTGATCCGTTCGTCATCCTGGCTGCGGCCCCTGCGACGGTGTTCGAGCGACTCTATTCGATCGGTTTGCAGACATATTTTCGCGGCGCCCTCATGCAATGGGTTGCTCGCGTGGCCCGTGTGATCCCGGTGGGCCTGGAGGCGTCGCTCGTGTCGGCGCTCCAAGCTGCCGCCCTTGTCCTGCGACAGGGCCAAGGCCTGTTGGTTTTTCCTGAAGGGCAGCGCTCCGTCGATGGAACCCTCAAGCCCTTTCGTCCCGGCATCGGCATCCTCGCCTGTGAACTCGGCGTCCCGGTGATTCCGATCTGGATCGACGGAGCCTTTCAGGCTTGGCCGGTCGGGCCCTGGTGGCCTCGTCCCCATCCGGTCTCACTCGTGGTCGGCCGGCCCGTCATCGTGACGCCGGCGATGATCGAGGAATGGCGGCGTCAGGGGCGCAATCCCTATGAGGCGGCGACTCAGGCGATTCGCGACGCCATCGTGGCGCTGACGCCGGAGACGAATGTACACGCAATGAACAGCAAAGGACAGAGGGAGGCTGGATGA
- a CDS encoding M28 family peptidase yields MRHCPLLGMLVALGTWMLCQSVIAVELSQPTVVAPDVREQLEVTVRTLAETIGPRSYRDTASLASAADFITQSFQAGGYTVTFQPYEVKGQMYRNIIAERRGTEEPDRVLIVGAHYDTVEGTPGADDNASGVAVLLELARLHAETRFRKTVRFVAFTLEEPPFFRSRQMGSRVYARSLKERGEQVEGMLCLEMVGYYSQEKDSQSFPLFWLRWRYPTTGNFITVVSNSASEALQMRVRDALKANMTLPVETFTGPWWIPGVDLSDHGSFWKEGYPAVMLTDTAFYRNPHYHRDTDRPDTLDYSAMAELVKGIAEALGALDRSSGGEG; encoded by the coding sequence ATGAGGCATTGTCCATTACTTGGAATGCTTGTGGCTCTGGGGACCTGGATGCTCTGTCAGAGCGTGATCGCTGTAGAGCTTAGCCAACCGACTGTTGTCGCCCCCGATGTCCGTGAGCAGCTTGAAGTCACTGTCCGGACGCTAGCCGAGACCATCGGCCCCCGGAGCTATCGAGATACCGCAAGTCTGGCCTCGGCTGCCGACTTCATCACGCAGTCGTTTCAAGCGGGCGGCTATACGGTTACGTTTCAGCCCTACGAGGTGAAGGGGCAGATGTATCGCAACATCATCGCGGAACGGCGAGGGACGGAGGAGCCCGACCGGGTCCTCATCGTCGGCGCCCATTACGACACAGTGGAAGGGACACCCGGCGCCGATGATAATGCCAGCGGCGTCGCCGTGCTGCTGGAGCTGGCGCGCCTGCATGCGGAGACGCGCTTTCGGAAAACGGTGCGCTTTGTCGCGTTCACCTTGGAAGAGCCGCCGTTTTTTCGGAGTCGGCAGATGGGCAGCCGCGTCTACGCCCGCAGTCTGAAAGAACGAGGGGAGCAGGTTGAGGGGATGCTCTGCCTGGAAATGGTCGGGTATTATTCGCAGGAGAAAGACAGTCAGTCGTTTCCGTTGTTCTGGTTGCGGTGGCGCTATCCGACCACGGGCAACTTCATCACGGTCGTGAGCAACTCGGCCTCGGAGGCACTCCAGATGCGAGTTCGAGATGCGCTGAAAGCCAATATGACCTTGCCGGTTGAGACGTTTACCGGGCCTTGGTGGATTCCCGGGGTGGATCTCTCGGATCATGGGTCTTTCTGGAAGGAAGGGTATCCGGCGGTCATGCTCACGGATACGGCGTTTTACCGGAACCCGCATTATCACCGGGATACTGATAGGCCGGACACGTTGGACTACAGCGCGATGGCTGAGTTGGTGAAAGGGATAGCCGAGGCTCTGGGAGCGTTGGACCGCTCATCTGGGGGCGAGGGTTGA